The DNA sequence TAGTTTTCAACGGATTGCTGATTCATTAGCGGAGAATACCAATACGGGACGTTTACtcatgatttatttgtatgctGAGGAATTGAAACAGAATCTTCCAGACCAGATGAGTGACATTGATCGGATCTTACGCGATTGTCTACAAAAAGGATTCGTGGAACTGATTCGTATGAAAGGAATGGCTGCCCTGTTATAAAACAAGAACgttttagaattttttcattttgatcatcaTGGCTGAATTGACCAACAACGTTCTTACTGCTGTATTACAGCATTTCGAGGACTACAAAGAATCGGTGAACAACGCTCGTAGCGCTGCATTACAGTGTATCAAGGACTGGAAAGAAAAACACCCGTTGAGATATAAATTCGCCATGAAGTTGTTGATCTTTTGGGAATTTCCTATGACCTTATATGAATATTCCAGCGTTTGCAAGCATATAGCCGACAACCTGAACAGAGAGTCTGGATTGATCATGATTTATACCATGGACCAAGAATTTAGACGACGGGAACCTGAGAAGACTGGGGCGATTGTAGCGATTACCGATCACTGGTTGGAAAAGGTGTATAAAAAAACCTAACCgttttcttttcctttattcCTGGAGGATGGCCAGCAGTGACAACATCGCAGAAAAAGCGCATAACCATGCATTAGAATGGGTGGAGAAAATGCAAGACGATACGGTGTTTCAAGCGGTTAAAAATTATCTGATAGCGGGGGTGTTTCCAATGACTCTGGACGAATATACAGATCTACGGAACCATGTGTACATCAATCTCTATAACGATGCGGgattgatgttaatttatgtcgcgggggaggaattcaagaaacgcatgcctgaaaaaaccgccgagattgaaagtatcaccaaggactggcttcgagaagtatacataaagtgtgaagaacttaattcatttcattgatGAAATCATGAGTGCTAGGGATAACATCGAAAAAACATTTGTCCTACAGTGTATTGAGGAAATAGAAAACTTgccagattttcaaaaattgaaatcctgTCTTCGTGCGGTATTATTTCCAATCACTTTAGACGAATATTGGTGGATATGCAGACATTTGATCGAGAACCGTATCAACACCGAGGCATTAGTGTTGATTCATTTAGTAGCCGAGGAATTAAAGAGAACAAAGCCGCACATCAGTGGGGTGATCGAGACCCTTCGAGGACGGTATCTTCatcacatgtacaacaaaatacaagaaaatgtgtGACTTTTAATCTGGATCATAATGAAGTGTATCTGTTACCCGAAGAAGACCGAACAAGTATCTGGATGACTGTAGCTGCTGATCGATATCGATTTCAACGCAGGATtcgagaaatggaaaaaatgttggaccctattttaaaaagacatgtgcattggtgttgtgtgtgggagttatgtatttgaaatatgtgacatgaataaaattgtttacacgaaagctgtgtttggttgagtctctcagagaagggtttatttgttgAGGAATCCAGAAAATCCTAAAGGTAGAGTGAAAATCGCATCAAATAAGGTGTTTTCTATCGAATAGACCTTACGAGATGTTGTTAGGGATGTACATGgtcgagaaataaatttttaaagaggggGTGAAGAAACATCGAACCTCGACTCGACCTCTTTAACCtctgtttctttgaaaactatgtgacgtagcaaaataaaaataagtttaacgcATTCGCCGTCTcagaatctatcagattaaatctaccatgcacagatatcgaatgtctagaaaaagacaatgagaaaaaactctctACTCGAAAGCACAAATCAGCCATTTTGACGGCCGCCATCTTGCcttcgtctccgaagcgagggatgttttcgaggaggtccgcgctttCCCGATATATACCAGCGCActcgccagttcgcttcactggtgatccagcacagttatagaagatttttgaaggattttaaagaagaaagaagaaagaagaatggCTGCAAGAAGAGACCCGCTCTACAATTTCCAGACCTTGCCTGGATTCCGGTACCGGCTCCTAGTGGTGGCTGAGGAACGGGTAGGGGAGAATTGGGTCGTGCGTTCTGAGAACGACCTGAGCACCTTCTCCCCTTTCGACCAGAGTGGGGTCCGTGAGATCATCTGCCGGGTGCGGGCCGAGTATGAAGGGAGGGCACCCCGCCGCCGCACCGCTCGAATCTCCACGGGTACGAGACCGCGCCGACGGGCCCCACAGCCAccctcaccaccaccaccttacTCCCCGGCGACGCCTACAACACCACCACCAGCGATCCCATCGGCACCAGTGGAATACAGCCCGGTGCCGATGAGCGACTCACCAGCGTCACCGGTGGAGTATTCACCGCGGTCACCGTCCCCCGCACCACCTCCCAGCCCACGTCAGAGTCCGTCGCTGTTGGTGGCAGACACAGCATCACCACCGAGACCAGCAGCCCCTGCAAGACCCCCACCACCTACCATCCGGTTTGCAGGGAGGACTCCGCCACCACCGAGACCAACCCACGCACCGGTGGCAACTCATCCCCCGACGAACCACCCTATGACTGTCCCTGGCTGGGCAGATAGGGCGGTTCCCATCTGGTTTAAGTGTCCTGTCTGCTGGCAAGACAGGGTACACTCTGGAATTACGTGTAGGGGATGTGGGCAGCGCCCAGCTTGCTGCTCGTGCGTGGAAGAGTTACAGGAGCGGCGACACACCCGGGGACGGTGCCCGTTATGCCGGTTTACCGGAGCCAGGGAATGAAAAGTCGGTCCTTAGGACCAaacggcccttttcagggccaccaacttttttgaaaagacactttttatggcaaaaatcaagaaacacacaagtttgttttaaaaaagtttttattaacACAAGTAATAGGTAGAATAAAGCTATAATaaagttacattttcttgacaatgtaaacatgtttatgatacTGATAAGCAAAGTCACAAATCCATTGTCTATAATGAGTCTAATTGCCTCCGGCTAATCCATGAGGTTTCACcgttaaacagttacattgttgtacaataGCATCCACCCAAGGTAGAGATAATACATCTCCTCGTAGATCCGTCACCGACATGCTGGTTGACAGGTCTCACAGGTACACGTTGACCAGGGTTCTTGACTGTAAGGACAGTGTTGAAACAGCCGGGGATCAAACTTTCTCTGAGTCCAGCGCTCTCTAAACTCCTGACAGATCTCACAGGTACAGTCCTTATGTGCTATTTCTTCTTCAGGGGTGATGGTACAATGCTGCGGACACTTACACTCTAGCCAGGGTTCTCTAGTGTGACCACAACATTTATAGACAAAGGGATAATACGTCAGCTCTGCCAATCTCTCTATCCACTTCTGTTTGGCcaggatgttttcttttttataatgaaaacacCCACAAGTGCTCCAAGGTCCTCGGCAATACCcacacactagtacatctttcTCATCGTCCGCGTACCGTTCAaacgacatgattgagaaaaatggtaacaagtgacctatgtatatagtgttttttgATGAGTCATCAACATGACGTCAGCCATCTGAGGTaggggatgttttcgaggacgTCCGTGCTCTCGCCTTTTTAAACGAGCGCAACGTCAAAATCGGGCATTccgattttttaaaggaaccagaACCATGAGCCGTAGAGTAGGACCAGACCCTACAGTGAATGATTATTGTATCAAATGGGAGGAGGATTGGGAGCAAGAGATTGCCCCGCCGGCCTCACGGGAGGCTCTTCCCCCACCGCCCATGAGCCAGGATCTGCCCCCGCCAGAGGAAAACTGGGACGCAGAGTTAGAAGTGGTGCAACGGCCTCCGGGGagattgttttttaaacacGGGTGGTTGCCCGTTTTTGTGTTTGACCACGAGCAACCCCCGGAGGAGCagaaaaagaagagaagaaagaagaagaagaacagaCAGTGAGGGGGACCgagaagaaaagaagaagaagagaaggAGAAGAAGGAgaagagaagaagaagaagagaaaagaccaagaacagagagagaaagaaaacagcccttttcagggctacccattctttttgaaaagacatggttgattacaatgacaagaatttttttcttccaacGTTTTATTAAACTCCAACtatgaacaataacaataacataGTTTACAATACATTCAGTCTTTGACATTGACAAGTTTGTCCTTGATGGGTTCTCGGTTTACGGAAGGTCTCTTTAAACCAATCCGCCACAAAACGATCGCGTTGTAAGGCCGTGCCTTTCCAGGGAAGTAACCATTCTCGTACGGTGCTTCTATGGCGATGGCGTTGatgtaaaaaatacacacagtattGTCCACAGACATCCGTATTCAAATCTTGATAACAATGGGTGTTATGAATCCAAGTCTCTCCGTGGCGTTGAATAAAGTCTTGGATGTCTTTATGGCTGGGGGGTAATccgtaagaatcaaaatattcgACGGTAGGGCTACTCAAATACAAACAGACCCAATGCGCTCCAGGGCGATCGTGAGGGTCTGTATTCACCACGATGGCTTTGTGATGAGGTAACAGCTCAGGTATGACATCTCGAGGATACACACCTGCAAACGCCGGTCCTAAATCTCGTTGTAAAACATCTCTCAATTGCTGAGTATCCATCTCTCTCTTAGTAATCGATGCTGACTTCtcgttgtttgttgatttctaaCAGATTGTCGAACACGGCATACACCACACAGTTTAAGGTCCTGGCTACGTTGGCGGCAAATTGCACTTCCACTCTCAAGTTCCCCGtctgtatgagatgaaatttatccgtCTGGGCTTCTTGATCTTTCGTGAAATCCACACACCAGAGGGTGTAACCGTTTTTATACTCTTCCAGGGTAATGTCCGGAGCCCAGTCCTGGCCTAATTTTCCCAAGCCTTTGTACAGACTCAAATACGATCTCAGGTACTGATCGTCGGTGAAATTAGGTTCCAAAGGGCGGGTTTCCATCATTtctccattgatactgatttctaatttcttgactctctcattttggaaatgaaaggGGTTTCGGGTATTATCCCCATTAAAAGCCGCATTGTCCACAAAGCCCAACACGATCAGTTTAGGCATCTGTCCTTGAAACAGATGATCGGTGATTTTAGATTGGGTGCCACTAGGAATGGTGAAGGTTTTCACTTCCACTCGTCTCAATGGATATTTCGCCGTTTGAGTACTCAGTTGCTGATTGATGAGATTAATGATACTCGGCACAGGTTTGACTTTCCTCACCCACAAGATCATACTTTGAATGGCCACTTTCCCACTACTCCCGGCAGCGGTCATCATGTAGAACTGGGGTCGAGCGCGATTGAATCGGAGACGGACATCCAAGCCATTAGGGAGACATTTCTCTTGCTCAAACAAATCCAGATGTAATCGATCCATCAACACGATCTCCTTACTGTCTGTAATCTTCTCGTGACGTTTTCTCAACCCTACATTCTTGGAATCATCCGGATACTCGGGAGTCGGAATGACGGCCGCGATGCTGATTTTGTTAGACACTACTGGAAATTCCACAGGAGTTTGAGCCAGAGCTTCTAATTTGACCTCATCCATATGTCCTGCCGTATCTTTTTCCCACAAGCTACAGGCTCTCATCTGGGTTTCCAGAGTCTTGGGTGCATAAGACAACAATTTCTCCAGATACGCTTTGTAGGGATAAGTATCCGTCCCCGGGGTAATGACTTTTCCATTGAGACTGACATCGATTTCACTGAACAAGGAATGGAGAATGTTATTCACGGGGGTGGAGGTCGAATGGCCTCCTGCGAGATTCGTTCCATTGGCTTTCGTGAATTTACAGACCATCTGGAGATAAGTTTGGgataaatccagatattcatctccttgtcctttgatttcaaattcaatcggAGCCGTATCCGAGTTGAGGGTACTGGAAATGGGGTAATATTCCATCCATTTCGAATCTTCTAAAGTGACGTTGGTCGGGGGCACTTTAAACAGTTCTAAACTGCTGGTGCCACAAGCGCAAGATTCTCGGTGCATCATATTGGAACGATGTGTTACTCAGCGTGAACTGGGATCAAATGTGTTCTGGTCTCCTTCTCACTCCCTTTTTATAGGGTTCTCAGTCGAAAATATCTAGAGAGCGTTTTGGCTTACCCCTTTTCACTAGCTTCCTACCTCCCTT is a window from the Ostrea edulis chromosome 5, xbOstEdul1.1, whole genome shotgun sequence genome containing:
- the LOC130055011 gene encoding uncharacterized protein LOC130055011, whose product is MAARRDPLYNFQTLPGFRYRLLVVAEERVGENWVVRSENDLSTFSPFDQSGVREIICRVRAEYEGRAPRRRTARISTGTRPRRRAPQPPSPPPPYSPATPTTPPPAIPSAPVEYSPVPMSDSPASPVEYSPRSPSPAPPPSPRQSPSLLVADTASPPRPAAPARPPPPTIRFAGRTPPPPRPTHAPVATHPPTNHPMTVPGWADRAVPIWFKCPVCWQDRVHSGITCRGCGQRPACCSCVEELQERRHTRGRCPLCRFTGARE
- the LOC130055012 gene encoding uncharacterized protein F54H12.2-like, encoding MMHRESCACGTSSLELFKVPPTNVTLEDSKWMEYYPISSTLNSDTAPIEFEIKGQGDEYLDLSQTYLQMVCKFTKANGTNLAGGHSTSTPVNNILHSLFSEIDVSLNGKVITPGTDTYPYKAYLEKLLSYAPKTLETQMRACSLWEKDTAGHMDEVKLEALAQTPVEFPVVSNKISIAAVIPTPEYPDDSKNVGLRKRHEKITDSKEIVLMDRLHLDLFEQEKCLPNGLDVRLRFNRARPQFYMMTAAGSSGKVAIQSMILWVRKVKPVPSIINLINQQLSTQTAKYPLRRVEVKTFTIPSGTQSKITDHLFQGQMPKLIVLGFVDNAAFNGDNTRNPFHFQNERDWAPDITLEEYKNGYTLWCVDFTKDQEAQTDKFHLIQTGNLRVEVQFAANVARTLNCVVYAVFDNLLEINKQREVSIDY